In Streptococcus mitis, the DNA window CTCCTAAAATCCCGACTTGCTTGCGTTTTTTCTCCTTGAGTTCTGGCTCCAACTCTACCTTGGTAAAGGGAGTCAATAGTTCGATTGCCATAGGCTAGTCTCCTTTATTTCTCTGTAAAAACAGTTATTTGGAGTAGGTTTTTAGATTTCTTTGACTTTTTTAGAAATCTTGCGATTTTCTTTCTTGCTAGATTGTTTAAACAAAATCAAGATGCGTCCGATTTTTTGGACAGTATCCACACCAATTTCTTCTTCCAAGATTTCAGCTACTTCGTGGATATTTTCATCTGTATTTTGCAAGAGCGTTACTTTAATCAATTCGCGGGCGTCAAGAGCTTGACGAACGCTGGTTTTGATTTGGTCGTTCAGTCCATTTTTCCCAATTTGGATGATAGGTTTGAGGGTGTGTGCCTGGCTGTTGAGGAAGGCACGTTGTTTTGATGTTAATGACATAATTTCTTCCTTATTTTCTGATAGTTATTTTAGGTGGTGAGGGACGGTCGGAACTAATTTTCCAAAGATCTCATCTTTGAAAAATGGATTTCCTGACCTTACAATTGAGCCTTGGTCTCAATTGTGCCCCTTGCCAATCTACAGATTGGCAAGACACCACGGCAATAACTATCTCTACATGAGCTCACTTTGTTCGCTCAGTGATTTTATTTTAAATAATTGCTTTTCGTGCGACGACTGCGACGCCTTCTGGTGCCCAGACGGCGACTTTGGCGGTGCCTGTTACGCGGATCCAGCCGAGTCCAGAGATGACTAGGTCTGTCTTGTCCTTGATGGTAAATACATGCTCAACCAGTTTAGGAAAATCTTCTTTTTCCTTACTATTTGGTGGTGTTAGAAGGGTTCCAAGGTGCTTATCGTAGAAAGCACTAGCGCCTTCAAGCTTGGTACGATGGAGTTTGAGTTCATTATCAAAGAAGGCTGTGAAACCTTGCTTTTCACCAGTGATGAAATCAAAGCGTCCTAGACC includes these proteins:
- the yhbY gene encoding ribosome assembly RNA-binding protein YhbY, which gives rise to MSLTSKQRAFLNSQAHTLKPIIQIGKNGLNDQIKTSVRQALDARELIKVTLLQNTDENIHEVAEILEEEIGVDTVQKIGRILILFKQSSKKENRKISKKVKEI